From Skermanella sp. TT6, a single genomic window includes:
- the ahcY gene encoding adenosylhomocysteinase — protein sequence MAVASGFTDYKVKDIELAGWGRKEIAIAETEMPGLMALREEFGNSKPLKGARIVGCLHMTIQTAVLIETLTHLGATVRWSSCNIFSTQDQAAAAIAAAGIPVFAWKGETEEEFWWCIEQTLRGPDGWTPNMILDDGGDVTQIMHEKYPEMLDDVRGLSEETTTGVHRLYDMVKAGTLKVPAINVNDSVTKSKFDNLYGCRESLVDGIKRATDVMMAGKVAVVCGYGDVGKGSAASLRSQGARVLVTEIDPINALQAAMEGYQVTTMDDAAPVGDIFVTATGNVDVITQDHMRQMKDRAIVCNIGHFDSEIQIDSLRNYTWEEVKPQVDEVVFPDGKRLIVLAKGRLVNLGCATGHPSFVMSASFTNQVLAQLELWQNHAKYERKVYVLPKHLDEKVARLHLGKIGVKLTELTEKQSAYIGVPAAGPYKPDHYRY from the coding sequence ATGGCCGTCGCCAGTGGTTTCACTGATTACAAGGTCAAGGACATCGAGCTCGCCGGCTGGGGCCGCAAGGAAATCGCGATCGCCGAGACCGAGATGCCCGGCCTGATGGCTCTGCGCGAGGAATTCGGGAATTCCAAGCCGCTCAAGGGCGCGCGGATCGTCGGCTGCCTGCACATGACGATCCAGACCGCCGTCCTGATCGAGACGCTGACCCACCTGGGCGCGACCGTCCGCTGGTCGTCGTGCAACATCTTCTCGACCCAGGACCAGGCCGCGGCCGCCATCGCCGCCGCCGGCATCCCCGTGTTCGCCTGGAAGGGCGAGACGGAGGAGGAGTTCTGGTGGTGCATCGAACAGACCCTGCGCGGTCCCGACGGCTGGACGCCGAACATGATCCTGGACGATGGCGGCGACGTCACCCAGATCATGCACGAGAAGTATCCGGAGATGCTGGACGACGTCCGCGGGCTGTCGGAAGAGACGACCACCGGGGTCCACCGCCTGTACGACATGGTCAAGGCCGGCACGCTGAAGGTGCCCGCGATCAACGTCAATGACAGCGTCACCAAGTCGAAGTTCGACAACCTGTATGGCTGCCGCGAGAGCCTGGTGGACGGCATCAAGCGCGCCACCGACGTGATGATGGCAGGCAAGGTTGCGGTGGTCTGCGGCTACGGCGACGTGGGCAAGGGCTCGGCCGCCTCGCTGCGCAGCCAGGGCGCCCGCGTCCTGGTCACCGAGATCGATCCGATCAACGCGCTCCAGGCCGCCATGGAAGGCTATCAGGTCACCACCATGGACGACGCCGCCCCGGTGGGCGACATCTTCGTGACGGCGACGGGCAACGTGGACGTGATCACACAGGATCACATGCGCCAGATGAAGGACCGGGCGATCGTCTGCAACATCGGCCACTTCGACAGCGAGATCCAGATCGACTCCTTGCGCAACTACACCTGGGAAGAGGTGAAGCCGCAGGTGGACGAGGTGGTGTTCCCGGACGGCAAGCGGCTGATCGTCCTGGCCAAGGGCCGGCTGGTCAATCTCGGCTGCGCCACCGGCCACCCCAGCTTCGTGATGTCCGCCAGCTTCACCAACCAGGTGCTGGCGCAACTCGAGCTGTGGCAGAACCACGCCAAGTACGAGCGCAAGGTGTATGTGCTGCCCAAGCACCTGGACGAAAAGGTCGCCCGCCTGCACCTCGGCAAGATCGGCGTGAAGCTGACCGAGCTGACCGAGAAGCAGTCGGCCTATATCGGCGTCCCGGCCGCCGGCCCGTACAAGCCCGACCACTACCGGTACTGA
- a CDS encoding CAP domain-containing protein, producing the protein MTEPTALDQYLIELINRARLDPTAEAARLGIDINQGLSEGQISTAPKQPLTFDPELTEAARGHAEWMLEKDVFSHTGVDGSSPGMRMADAGYEFTGNWRWGENISWRGTIGQAEDPVESVGRQNDALFLSPGHRENILQDDFREIGTATITGEFQGYDTLMVAENFGKTGDDLFLTGVAYDDLDGNDFYTPGEGRGGINVSATLMGSAEPITLTDLTGTAGGYEIAAQPGTYAVTFSGGGLASPVVQTVEIGSENVKLDLIDPDTAVPVPGSEVAGASGMDSLASLIDYVVTETRGLDFTALADHVQTGEPLPDAWVDTLRDGIEVLRTVDVDAIADELSGYVDLAGLQDLQAVDGGQWI; encoded by the coding sequence ATGACCGAGCCAACCGCGCTCGATCAATACCTGATCGAATTGATCAACCGGGCACGACTGGATCCGACCGCGGAAGCCGCGCGCCTGGGCATCGACATCAACCAGGGTCTTTCCGAAGGACAGATCAGCACGGCGCCTAAGCAGCCGCTCACCTTCGATCCGGAGTTGACCGAAGCGGCGCGCGGGCACGCGGAGTGGATGCTGGAGAAGGACGTGTTCTCGCACACGGGCGTCGATGGCAGCAGTCCCGGCATGCGCATGGCGGACGCCGGCTACGAGTTCACCGGCAACTGGCGTTGGGGCGAGAATATTTCATGGCGGGGCACCATCGGACAGGCCGAGGATCCGGTCGAGTCGGTGGGCCGGCAGAACGATGCGCTGTTCCTGAGCCCCGGTCATCGCGAGAACATCCTTCAGGATGATTTCCGCGAGATCGGCACCGCCACCATCACCGGTGAGTTCCAGGGCTACGACACCCTGATGGTCGCCGAGAACTTCGGAAAGACCGGCGACGACCTGTTCCTGACTGGCGTCGCCTATGACGACCTGGACGGCAACGATTTCTACACCCCGGGAGAGGGAAGGGGCGGGATCAATGTCAGCGCGACGCTGATGGGATCGGCCGAGCCGATAACCCTGACGGATCTCACCGGCACGGCCGGCGGCTACGAGATCGCGGCCCAGCCCGGAACCTATGCGGTGACGTTCTCGGGAGGCGGGCTGGCGTCTCCCGTGGTTCAGACCGTGGAGATCGGGAGCGAGAACGTGAAGCTCGACCTGATCGATCCGGATACCGCGGTGCCCGTCCCGGGCAGCGAGGTGGCCGGGGCGTCCGGCATGGACTCGCTGGCCTCGCTGATCGACTATGTGGTGACCGAGACCCGGGGCCTCGACTTCACCGCCCTGGCCGACCATGTCCAAACCGGCGAGCCCTTGCCGGATGCCTGGGTGGACACGCTGCGGGACGGCATTGAGGTCCTGCGGACGGTCGATGTCGATGCGATCGCCGACGAGTTGTCGGGCTATGTCGACCTAGCCGGCCTGCAAGATCTCCAGGCCGTCGACGGCGGGCAGTGGATCTGA
- a CDS encoding heme-dependent oxidative N-demethylase family protein, whose amino-acid sequence MTAESVPDYLPFAEGPFRMAMGLMALKPADWIEIDGNYASEIALRDRLLAERRDDVLAMRPEAAEACREVLDQLAGFLPERFPEHFRRTGPELLNHVTGDRWPVEGEVADPLEIAGRLVQEDLCILQEVDGELRLTAGVLCFPNRWRLADKLGLPMVGIHAPVPAYAERLGRPVDRFLGLLTPDRPVWRLNWSLTDDSTLFQPVGHGRRDTDPSITAENAGARVFLRVERQTLRRLPRTGAVLFTIRTHQRPIGALADRPLEAARLASAVRALPDDTARYKSITPFRSALLACLDRMTGASAGGSAQRLR is encoded by the coding sequence ATGACCGCGGAAAGCGTTCCCGACTACCTGCCGTTCGCCGAGGGGCCGTTCCGCATGGCGATGGGCCTGATGGCCCTGAAGCCGGCGGACTGGATCGAGATCGACGGCAACTATGCCTCGGAGATCGCCCTGCGCGACCGTCTCCTGGCCGAGCGGCGCGACGACGTCCTGGCGATGCGGCCGGAGGCGGCCGAGGCCTGCCGCGAGGTTCTGGACCAGCTGGCCGGATTCCTGCCGGAGAGGTTTCCCGAACATTTCCGGCGAACCGGCCCGGAACTGCTGAACCACGTCACCGGCGACCGCTGGCCGGTCGAGGGCGAGGTGGCCGATCCGCTGGAGATCGCCGGACGCTTGGTCCAGGAGGATCTCTGCATCCTACAGGAAGTGGACGGCGAACTCCGCCTGACCGCGGGTGTCCTGTGCTTCCCGAACCGCTGGAGGCTTGCCGACAAGCTGGGCCTGCCCATGGTAGGCATCCATGCTCCGGTACCGGCCTATGCCGAGCGCCTGGGCAGGCCGGTCGACCGTTTCCTCGGGCTGCTGACGCCGGACCGTCCGGTCTGGCGGCTGAACTGGTCGCTGACGGATGATTCGACGCTGTTCCAGCCGGTGGGGCACGGCCGGCGCGACACAGACCCGAGTATCACCGCGGAGAATGCCGGGGCACGCGTCTTCCTGCGCGTCGAGCGGCAGACTTTGCGGCGGCTGCCGCGGACCGGCGCCGTCCTCTTCACGATCAGGACCCATCAGCGTCCGATAGGCGCTCTTGCCGACCGACCGCTGGAAGCGGCCCGGTTGGCCTCCGCGGTCCGCGCCTTGCCTGACGATACCGCCCGCTACAAAAGCATCACGCCGTTCCGGTCGGCTCTGCTGGCCTGTCTGGATCGTATGACCGGCGCGTCCGCTGGTGGCTCGGCACAGCGGCTTCGATAG
- a CDS encoding septation protein A: protein MNQLTRLLIEAGPLAVFFVTNSKAGIMVGTGAFMAATAVAVLLSWHLERKLPIMPLVGCFFVLLFGGLTLWLDDDLFIKLKPTVVNLLFATVLFTSLALRRNVMKPLLGTVLNLSEEGWRILTVRWACFFVVLAVLNEVVWRTMTTDAWVNFKVFGILPLTLVFSGLQMPVIMKHQIPDEAASKEPARAE from the coding sequence GTGAACCAACTGACCAGACTTCTGATCGAAGCGGGGCCGCTTGCGGTCTTCTTCGTGACCAATTCCAAGGCCGGCATCATGGTCGGCACGGGCGCCTTCATGGCGGCCACGGCCGTGGCCGTGCTGCTGTCCTGGCATCTCGAGCGCAAGCTGCCGATCATGCCCCTGGTCGGCTGCTTCTTCGTGCTGCTGTTCGGCGGCCTGACCCTATGGCTCGACGATGACCTGTTCATCAAGCTGAAGCCCACGGTGGTCAACCTTCTGTTCGCGACTGTGCTGTTCACCAGCCTGGCGCTCCGCCGCAACGTCATGAAACCGCTGCTCGGGACGGTGCTGAACCTGAGCGAGGAGGGCTGGCGCATCCTGACGGTCCGCTGGGCCTGTTTCTTCGTCGTGCTGGCCGTGCTCAACGAAGTGGTGTGGCGAACCATGACGACCGATGCCTGGGTCAATTTCAAGGTGTTCGGGATCCTGCCGCTCACCCTGGTGTTCAGCGGGCTTCAGATGCCGGTGATCATGAAGCACCAGATCCCCGACGAGGCCGCCTCCAAGGAGCCCGCGCGCGCCGAATGA
- a CDS encoding Spy/CpxP family protein refolding chaperone, with product MKRTVLATAVLGTMLAAAVPVFAQGGPEGGPGGPGPRFERMCENLDARVAGMLAFAETRLKITDAQRAAWDNFAQAVKNSEGPMKQRCENPEAFTRPATLPERAQRMEEMMTARLEQVRQIRPALDQLYAGFSDEQKKTADEMMERMMRHGPGGFGEFGHGPRHRHGHGHDHGDGPRGERGRM from the coding sequence ATGAAGCGTACCGTTTTGGCAACCGCCGTGCTCGGCACCATGCTCGCGGCAGCCGTCCCGGTCTTCGCCCAGGGCGGTCCCGAAGGCGGTCCCGGCGGCCCGGGCCCGCGCTTCGAGCGGATGTGCGAGAACCTGGACGCCCGCGTCGCCGGCATGCTGGCCTTCGCGGAGACCCGCCTGAAGATCACCGACGCCCAGCGCGCGGCCTGGGACAACTTCGCCCAGGCGGTCAAGAACAGCGAAGGACCGATGAAGCAGCGCTGCGAGAACCCCGAGGCCTTCACCCGCCCCGCGACCCTGCCGGAACGCGCCCAGCGCATGGAGGAGATGATGACGGCCCGGCTTGAGCAGGTCCGCCAGATCCGCCCCGCGCTCGACCAGCTCTACGCCGGCTTCTCCGACGAGCAGAAGAAGACCGCCGACGAGATGATGGAGCGCATGATGCGCCACGGGCCGGGCGGCTTCGGCGAATTCGGCCACGGTCCGCGTCACCGGCATGGACACGGACATGACCATGGTGACGGTCCGCGCGGCGAACGGGGCCGGATGTAA
- a CDS encoding response regulator: MDKQPHLLVVDDDREIRTLISQFLTRHGYRVSSARDGAEMMQVLETSRIDLIVLDLMMPGEDGLALCRRLRAQPGPAGAIPIIMLTAMGEETDRIVGLEMGADDYLAKPFNPRELLARAKAVLRRSTGLPVGPSAEPGGRGLTFEGWRLDVAKRELWSPDDVLVQLSAGEFDLLVAFAEHPQRVLNRDQLLDLARGRTAMPFDRSVDVQVSRLRRKIEPDPKEPTLIKTVRSGGYIFTPAVAKA, translated from the coding sequence ATGGACAAGCAGCCCCACCTCCTCGTGGTCGACGACGACCGGGAAATCCGCACCCTGATCTCCCAGTTCCTCACCAGGCACGGTTACCGCGTGTCGAGCGCCCGCGACGGTGCGGAGATGATGCAGGTGCTGGAGACCTCCCGGATCGACCTGATCGTCCTCGACCTCATGATGCCCGGCGAGGACGGGCTGGCACTGTGCCGTCGCCTGCGCGCCCAGCCCGGGCCGGCGGGCGCCATCCCCATCATCATGCTGACCGCCATGGGCGAGGAGACGGACCGGATCGTCGGCCTGGAGATGGGAGCCGACGACTATCTGGCCAAGCCCTTCAATCCGCGCGAACTGCTGGCCCGCGCCAAGGCGGTGCTGCGACGCTCCACCGGGCTTCCGGTCGGACCCTCGGCGGAACCCGGCGGTCGCGGCCTGACCTTCGAAGGCTGGCGGCTCGACGTCGCGAAGCGGGAGCTTTGGTCGCCCGACGACGTGCTGGTCCAGCTCAGCGCCGGCGAGTTCGACCTGCTGGTCGCCTTCGCCGAACATCCCCAGCGGGTGCTTAACCGCGACCAGCTGCTCGACCTCGCGCGCGGGCGCACCGCCATGCCGTTCGACCGCAGCGTCGACGTCCAGGTCAGCCGGCTCCGCCGCAAGATCGAGCCGGACCCGAAGGAGCCCACCCTGATCAAGACGGTGCGTAGCGGTGGCTACATCTTCACCCCGGCCGTCGCGAAGGCCTGA
- a CDS encoding ATP-binding protein, protein MWERFKRRFLPAGIAVRLGLTVLMALALTQAVSALVYVTDRGEGHPRHGPREMVERVAAIVRLADETPPQFRPRVVRAVDAPGLEVEWRPKAPEIRRNQVGFPLDGFRRRLRSALEDPTREILIEVRNGPPSPGPLAPIEARLFGNVMQMALPLSDGTWLVFRSDPDRDGPFRLIRFGLWMGLVGLVIFGLSLWAGRRLSAPLKRFAEAAQRLGVDGEAPLLPEAGPRELRQATRAFNQMQTRLHRFVEDRTQMLAAISHDLRTPLTRLRLRAEFVEDPEQQRKMLADLEEMEAMIASTLAFARDDARKEPRVPIDLAALLQSLVDDLGDAGNTVEYSGPEHKTIACRPVALRRAIGNLIDNALKYGGCARVALLDGREDGHVAIRIDDDGPGIPEGEQEKVFAPFYRLERSRSRDTGGTGLGLSVARTIARAHGGDVTLRNRPGGGLSALLLLAEA, encoded by the coding sequence ATGTGGGAGCGGTTCAAGCGGCGGTTCCTTCCGGCGGGGATCGCGGTCCGGCTCGGCCTGACGGTGCTGATGGCGCTGGCGCTGACCCAGGCGGTCAGCGCGCTGGTGTATGTGACCGACCGCGGCGAAGGCCATCCGCGCCATGGCCCGCGGGAGATGGTCGAGCGGGTGGCGGCGATCGTCCGGCTGGCCGACGAGACCCCTCCCCAGTTCCGGCCGCGGGTGGTGCGTGCGGTGGACGCGCCCGGCCTCGAGGTGGAGTGGCGGCCCAAGGCGCCGGAAATCCGCCGGAACCAGGTCGGCTTTCCCCTGGACGGGTTTCGCCGGAGGCTGCGCAGCGCGCTGGAGGACCCGACCCGGGAAATCCTGATCGAGGTGCGGAACGGACCGCCCAGCCCGGGCCCCCTGGCGCCGATCGAGGCGCGGCTGTTCGGCAACGTGATGCAGATGGCGCTTCCCCTGTCGGACGGCACCTGGCTGGTGTTCCGGTCCGACCCCGACCGGGACGGCCCGTTCCGGCTGATCCGCTTCGGGCTGTGGATGGGGCTCGTCGGGCTGGTCATCTTCGGCCTGTCCCTGTGGGCCGGACGCCGGCTGAGCGCGCCGCTGAAGCGGTTCGCCGAGGCGGCCCAGCGGCTGGGCGTCGACGGCGAGGCGCCGCTGCTGCCCGAGGCCGGGCCGCGCGAGCTGCGGCAGGCGACCCGCGCCTTCAACCAGATGCAGACGCGCCTGCACCGGTTCGTCGAGGACCGGACCCAGATGCTGGCCGCGATCAGCCACGACCTGCGCACGCCGCTGACCCGGCTGAGGCTGCGCGCCGAGTTCGTCGAGGACCCGGAGCAGCAGCGGAAGATGCTGGCGGACCTGGAGGAGATGGAGGCGATGATCGCTTCCACCCTAGCGTTCGCCCGCGACGACGCCCGGAAGGAGCCGCGTGTTCCGATCGACCTCGCGGCGCTGCTCCAGAGCCTTGTCGACGACCTCGGGGATGCCGGAAACACGGTCGAGTATTCGGGGCCGGAGCACAAGACAATCGCCTGCCGCCCAGTGGCGCTGCGACGCGCGATCGGCAACCTGATCGACAATGCCCTCAAATATGGGGGCTGCGCCCGGGTGGCGCTGTTGGACGGCCGGGAGGACGGGCACGTCGCGATCCGCATAGACGACGACGGGCCGGGCATCCCGGAGGGGGAGCAGGAGAAGGTCTTCGCCCCCTTCTACCGGCTGGAACGGTCGCGCAGCCGCGATACCGGCGGCACGGGACTGGGCCTTTCCGTCGCGCGGACGATCGCCCGGGCCCATGGCGGCGACGTCACGCTCCGCAACCGGCCCGGTGGCGGCCTGAGCGCCCTCCTGCTGCTGGCCGAGGCGTAA
- a CDS encoding ABC transporter permease, whose amino-acid sequence MMQDVIDAFAAAAGLILGFDDRLAQIVLLSLRVTLTAVGIAMVIGLPLGAMLGIARFPGRGLVIVLFNALMGLPPVVAGLLVYLMLSRSGPLGGLGLLFTPAAMVIAQTVLVTPIVISITRQVVEDMWGEYEEQLRSLGSTRRRAIPTLLWDARFSLMTGVLAGFGRASAEVGAVLIVGGNIAGVTRTMTTAITLETGRGDLALALGLGILLLALTLTINAAAYAIGQVARRSAG is encoded by the coding sequence ATGATGCAGGACGTGATCGACGCCTTCGCCGCCGCCGCAGGCCTCATCCTGGGCTTCGACGACCGGCTGGCCCAGATCGTGCTGCTGTCGCTCCGCGTCACCCTGACGGCCGTGGGGATCGCCATGGTCATCGGCCTGCCGCTGGGCGCGATGCTCGGCATCGCCCGCTTTCCAGGCCGGGGTCTCGTCATCGTCCTGTTCAATGCCCTGATGGGGCTCCCGCCCGTGGTGGCCGGGCTGCTGGTATACCTGATGCTCTCGCGCTCCGGCCCGCTCGGTGGGCTGGGCCTGCTGTTCACGCCCGCCGCCATGGTCATCGCGCAGACGGTCCTGGTGACCCCCATCGTCATCTCGATCACCCGGCAAGTGGTCGAAGACATGTGGGGCGAGTACGAGGAGCAGTTGCGCTCCCTCGGTTCGACGCGCCGGCGTGCGATCCCGACGCTGCTGTGGGACGCGCGCTTCAGCCTGATGACGGGCGTGCTCGCCGGCTTCGGCCGGGCCAGCGCCGAGGTCGGCGCCGTGCTGATCGTCGGCGGCAACATTGCCGGCGTCACCCGCACCATGACCACCGCGATCACGCTGGAGACCGGACGCGGCGACCTGGCCCTGGCCCTGGGGCTCGGTATCCTGCTGCTGGCGCTGACCCTGACGATCAACGCCGCCGCCTATGCCATAGGCCAGGTGGCGCGGCGGTCCGCCGGCTAG
- a CDS encoding IS110 family transposase — protein MSEMFDWYVGIDWASEVHQVCLVDDRGVVRGERAVRHSGEELAGLAAWLIETTGAAPERIGIGIELPHGPVVESLMERGFAVHAINPKQLDRFRDRFSVSGAKDDRRDARVLGDSLRTDTRCFRRLRRDEPRMIELRERLRMTEECKHERVRLTNRMREQLWRYYPQILDLSDDLSAAWLLDLWALAPTPAKARRVRESTIAKLLRKHRIRRLDAAEVVRRLRRPALTVASGTVEAASAHVGALRDRLRLVNRQISAAERRVDQILTELAASPEEPEAVPGQPPQQSDVTILRSLPGVGRIVCATLLVEAGEPLKAGDHQALRALAGVAPVTRRSGKSCIVLMRQACCQRLRDAVYHWSRVAVQCDATCKVRYQALRKAGHSHGRALRTVGDRLLETACAMLRGRGLYDPQRAGRTRQAA, from the coding sequence ATGAGTGAGATGTTCGACTGGTATGTCGGCATCGACTGGGCGAGCGAGGTTCATCAGGTCTGCCTGGTCGATGATCGTGGCGTGGTACGCGGGGAGCGCGCGGTGCGCCACAGTGGCGAGGAACTGGCCGGTCTGGCGGCTTGGCTGATCGAGACCACGGGCGCCGCTCCGGAACGCATCGGCATTGGCATCGAACTGCCCCACGGTCCGGTCGTGGAGAGCCTGATGGAACGCGGCTTCGCGGTGCACGCCATCAATCCCAAGCAACTCGACCGCTTCCGGGACCGATTTTCAGTTTCCGGAGCCAAGGACGACCGGCGCGATGCCCGGGTGTTGGGCGACAGCCTGCGCACCGATACCCGCTGCTTCCGGCGCCTGAGGCGGGATGAGCCCAGAATGATCGAACTGCGCGAACGGCTGCGCATGACCGAGGAGTGTAAGCACGAGCGCGTTCGCCTGACCAATCGGATGCGCGAGCAGCTCTGGCGCTATTACCCGCAGATTCTGGACCTATCCGACGATCTGTCGGCGGCATGGTTGCTGGATCTTTGGGCGCTGGCGCCAACGCCGGCCAAGGCGCGCCGGGTGCGCGAGAGCACGATCGCCAAGCTGCTGAGGAAGCATCGGATTCGCCGGCTCGACGCCGCCGAAGTGGTGCGACGCCTGCGTCGTCCGGCGCTGACGGTGGCGTCCGGCACGGTCGAGGCGGCGAGCGCCCATGTCGGCGCTTTGCGCGACCGGCTGCGCCTCGTCAACCGCCAGATCTCGGCGGCCGAGCGGCGGGTCGACCAGATCCTGACCGAGTTGGCGGCCTCTCCAGAGGAACCGGAGGCGGTGCCGGGGCAGCCGCCACAGCAGAGCGACGTGACGATCCTGCGCTCCTTGCCGGGGGTTGGGAGGATCGTCTGCGCCACTCTGCTGGTCGAGGCCGGCGAGCCCCTGAAGGCGGGTGACCATCAAGCCCTGCGGGCGCTGGCCGGCGTGGCGCCGGTGACCCGGCGTAGTGGCAAGAGTTGCATCGTGCTGATGCGTCAGGCCTGTTGCCAGCGTCTGCGCGACGCAGTCTATCATTGGAGCCGTGTCGCGGTCCAATGCGACGCCACCTGCAAGGTGCGCTATCAAGCCCTGCGCAAAGCCGGCCACAGTCATGGCCGGGCGTTGCGCACGGTCGGCGACCGGCTGCTGGAAACCGCTTGCGCCATGTTGCGTGGCCGCGGCTTGTACGACCCGCAACGCGCCGGGCGGACACGCCAAGCCGCCTGA